ACTGGCATTTATGTTGTTGACCACTAAGCGACTCCAATCGGACGAACCAAAGTTGGTGCAGCGACTGAAGACCCGCTACCTGAAATTACTCGCCAGCATCGAATCGCACTCTCGCCCAATCGTCTGGATGATCGTCATTCTCTGCACAATGGCGGCCAGCGCGCTGCCGTTTTTTGGCGGTAACTTCATACCGGAATTGAAGGAGGGACATTACCTGATCCATATGGCGTTGGCCCCAGGCTCCTCTTTGACCGAATCCATGCGTGTGGGCAACCGTGTGGCACAGGAGCTAAGCAAAGTCCCCGGGGTGCGGCTGGTAGCGCAACGCGCAGGGCGAGCCAGCGAAGTAGTCGATCCAACCGGTGTCCACGTCAGTGAGTTCGAGGTGGATTTGAATAGCGTGTCGGCTGCTGAGGAAACCAAAGCCGTGGCGCGCATCCAACAAGTGCTGGCCAGCTTCCCGGGATTGACGACGTCAGTAAACACATTCCTGACTGAGCGGGTGGACGAAAGTATCTCTGGCGTAACAGCACCGGTCGTCATCAATGTCTTTGGTCCTGATCTCGATGTACTGGACAGCAAAGCCCAGGAAATCGCTCAGGTGATAAGCCAAATCCCAGGCAATATCGGCCTGAGAGTTGAGTCCGCCCAGCATGTGCCGCAATTGACAATCAGGCTGCGGCCTGAGCAATTGACGCACTGGGGGTTCGAGCCGGTCGACGTCATGGACGCGATTCAGGTCGCCTATGACGGAGTGACCGCCAGCCAAATCTATCAGGGTAACCAGACTTATGATGTCACCGTCTCGTTGGCTTCCACGGCCCACCACACGATCGCGACTGTCGGGTCACTGCTGCTGCGTAGCAAAACCGGAACAACGGTACCTTTGGATCAGTTAGCGGTAATCACTCAAACCACCAGCCGTTATCAAATCATGCACAGCGGTGCACAACGCCTGCAAACAGTGTCGACCGCCGTGAGGGGTCGGGCGGTGAGCGACTTTGTTCAGGAGGCTAAGCGGCGAATTAACCAAGAGGTTACTCTTCCCAAAGGCACCTACGTTTTGTTTGCTGGGGAAGAGCAAGCACGTGTTCAATCTCAGCAGGATCTAATGGTTTACACCGCGGTTGCTATCGTCGGAATCATCATCCTGCTATTCCTTGCGCTCAAAAGCATACGCGCATTAATTTTGGTGCTTGTAAATCTACCCTTCGCACTGGTAGGTGGCGTCCTGACAGTCCTGATCTACGGTGGAAACCTCTCACTGGGCTCCCTTGTAGGGTTTGTTACCCTGTTCGGTATAACGCTGCGCAACTCGATCATGCTCATCTCGCATTATTCACACCTCGTGAATGAGGAAGGCATGACATGGGGCCCGGAAGCGGCTCGGAGAGGCGCCGCTGAACGCCTGGTGCCGATTCTGATGACGGCCGTTGTGACCGCGCTGGGACTGCTACCTTTGGCGCTCGCCAGTGGTGCAGCGGGTAATGAAATCGAAGGGCCTATGGCTATCGTAATCTTGGGTGGGCTAGTGAGCTCGACCCTACTCAATCTGTTGGTATTACCGACCCTGGCGTTACATTTTGGACGCTTTGAACGGCGCGTTGAAGAATTTCCCGCTGCCGTCGCCACCGCTTCGTAACGCTCGAGCGATTTATCCACAAGACACAAAACATGATTGCTTCATCACCAACATTGCACAGGTAACCTGCTCATGATGACGTCCATGGTCTCATCGGTCATCGAGTTCCTCACGGTGAATCCGCAGGTTGCCTATCTGGCGGTATTTCTTCTGGCACTTTCCGAGTCAATCCCGATTATCGGTGCCGTCGTTCCCGGCACAGCCGTGATCCTTGCGCTCAGTGCCTTGGTACCAAGTGGGGTGCTTTTACTCTGGCCGTTGTTAGTCGCCGCCACGTTAGGTGCAATTGCCGGTGATGGTCTCTCGTTCTGGCTCGGACATCGATACCACCGTGCGATTCTTGGTTTCTGGCCCTTAAACCGCTACCCCGGATTAATTCAGAGCAGCGAGGTCTTTTTTAAGCGTCATGGTGCCAAGAGTGTGTTTCTCGCCCGCTTCGTACCGGGCGTGCGCGCCTTCATCCCACTTCTTGCCGGGATGATGGGAATGGCGGTCAATCGGTTCTATGCCGTCAATGTTGCCTCGGCACTCGCATGGGCTGCGTCGCATATCCTGTCAGGCGTACTGGTAGGCGCAACGTTCAGCATTCTCGGGGCAACCGCCAAGCCACTCGCGATCCTGCTGGTCTTACTACTTGCGGCAGGCTGGGTACTGCTAAATATCGTGCGCTGGGCGTTGCGGCGCGGTGTTCCTTACTTCATCAATGCATGGGGGCGGCTTCGGTGCTGGGTCAGCACCCACGATTCTTGGTTGAGCCGCAGTCTCACGCCCTTGCTCGATCAAACTCGGCCCGAGGCGCGGACGCTCGCAGTATCGGCAGTACTTCTCGTCAGCGCAGCTTGGCTGTTCTTCGGCACCCTTGAAGATGTTGTCACCGGTGACCCATTGCTGCTTGCCGACAGCGCGATATACCGTGCGTTGCAAGATCTTCGCACAGCTCCCGGCGATGCAGTAATGATCGCTATTACTGAACTTGGCGACACCAAGGTCGTGGTGCCGGTCACTGTAGTCGTCTTACTCTGGCTCATGTGGAAACGCGCCCGGCGCACTGCTGCCTATTGGCTGATTGCGATTGCTGGTGCATCGATTCTTAATACAGTCATAAAAGTTGCGTTGCATCGAGCTCGACCTGATGAGCTTCTTTATTCAGGGTGGAGCGCCTTTTCCTTCCCAAGCGGCCATAGCACAGTCAATGCCGTGCTCTACGGTTTCCTGGCGTTTCTCATTGCGCGTGAGATGCGCCCGACATGGCGCCTGGCGATCGCCCTCAGCGCGGTAACCCTGGTATTTCTCATTGCGTTCTCACGTCTTTACCTAGGAGCGCATTGGTTTTCCGACGTGCTCGGGGGACTGGCGTTCGGGTCCGCGTGGCTGGCACTGCTCGGACTGTCCTACTTGGGACGCCCAGCAGGATGCATTGAGCCAAAGGGCCTGCTTGCCGTCGGATTCTCGGCACTGGTCGCCGCTGGAGGATTCAATATCTATCGTAACCATGCGACCGACAGTGTTCGATATGCCGCCTCCGACAGAACTCCATCAATGGCCGCCACCCATTGGTGGGTCTCGGGTTGGCAGTTACTGCCGACGCGGCGTATCGACCTAACCGGCGAGACGAATGAAGCATTAACGTTCCAGTGGGCAGGAGACCTTAATGGCTTGCAAGATGTCCTGCAGCGCAACGGGTGGCGCAGCTCGGCGGACTGGACGCCCTCTAATGCGCTGAATTGGCTTTCAGTCCAGACTGACCCGGCAGCTCTTCCAGCTATTCCACTTTTCGCCAGTGGTCGTCTCCCCAGTCTGACGCTCGTCAGACCGAGTAGTAATGACGCACCCGCCCCCTCGCGCCTCGTGCTTCGAGTGTGGGCCGTCGATTTCAAGCTCACGAACGAGCGTGCGTCAGCGCTGTGGATGGGCTCGGTTGTGGAGGAACGCTTTTATCATCCCCTATCCCTGGTCACGTTGACATCAACCCAGCCCGGAGTGAATGCACCTCGGAGCACGCTAGCTGAGGCGTTAGACGACTCGCGGCTCCTACCTCGCCCCCCTGGAACCGCAGATGAGGATTGGGATGGTGAAGTTCTGTTAGCACGCCGAGGCGGAC
The nucleotide sequence above comes from Pseudomonas sp. AB6. Encoded proteins:
- a CDS encoding efflux RND transporter permease subunit gives rise to the protein MLNSIIRFAVRLRGVVIALACLLAGYGIFTLTQARQDVFPEFAPPLAVIQTEAPGLSSEQVEMLVTQSVENAMGGTLDLASMRSKSLPGLSMVTLTFKDGADIYRARQLTAERLSTLTGILPHGVKPPALLPLTSSTSVTLVAGITSETRSLMELRTLAQWTIKPQLLRVPGVADVIVFGGDLKQFQIQANPEKLVQYGLSLQDILGGAQRATGVSGAGFLETANQRIVLNTEGQTVTPEQLAQTVLNYRNGVAVRLGDVASVAYGAAPAVGAAAIEGKPAVSLMVESQYGADMMSVSSSVESALNSLKPALDAEQVSLHPDIFRPARFIETAIGHLQTALLLGGVLVVLVLFLFLLNIRTAIISATAIPLSLLTAVIVLHHFGVSLNTMTLGGLAIALGEVVDDAVVDVENIFRRLRQNQALEHPISAALVVLRASYEVRSAVVYATLVVVLIFLPVLALSGIAGKLFAPLGLAYILAILASLVVALTVTPALAFMLLTTKRLQSDEPKLVQRLKTRYLKLLASIESHSRPIVWMIVILCTMAASALPFFGGNFIPELKEGHYLIHMALAPGSSLTESMRVGNRVAQELSKVPGVRLVAQRAGRASEVVDPTGVHVSEFEVDLNSVSAAEETKAVARIQQVLASFPGLTTSVNTFLTERVDESISGVTAPVVINVFGPDLDVLDSKAQEIAQVISQIPGNIGLRVESAQHVPQLTIRLRPEQLTHWGFEPVDVMDAIQVAYDGVTASQIYQGNQTYDVTVSLASTAHHTIATVGSLLLRSKTGTTVPLDQLAVITQTTSRYQIMHSGAQRLQTVSTAVRGRAVSDFVQEAKRRINQEVTLPKGTYVLFAGEEQARVQSQQDLMVYTAVAIVGIIILLFLALKSIRALILVLVNLPFALVGGVLTVLIYGGNLSLGSLVGFVTLFGITLRNSIMLISHYSHLVNEEGMTWGPEAARRGAAERLVPILMTAVVTALGLLPLALASGAAGNEIEGPMAIVILGGLVSSTLLNLLVLPTLALHFGRFERRVEEFPAAVATAS
- a CDS encoding bifunctional DedA family/phosphatase PAP2 family protein; translation: MMTSMVSSVIEFLTVNPQVAYLAVFLLALSESIPIIGAVVPGTAVILALSALVPSGVLLLWPLLVAATLGAIAGDGLSFWLGHRYHRAILGFWPLNRYPGLIQSSEVFFKRHGAKSVFLARFVPGVRAFIPLLAGMMGMAVNRFYAVNVASALAWAASHILSGVLVGATFSILGATAKPLAILLVLLLAAGWVLLNIVRWALRRGVPYFINAWGRLRCWVSTHDSWLSRSLTPLLDQTRPEARTLAVSAVLLVSAAWLFFGTLEDVVTGDPLLLADSAIYRALQDLRTAPGDAVMIAITELGDTKVVVPVTVVVLLWLMWKRARRTAAYWLIAIAGASILNTVIKVALHRARPDELLYSGWSAFSFPSGHSTVNAVLYGFLAFLIAREMRPTWRLAIALSAVTLVFLIAFSRLYLGAHWFSDVLGGLAFGSAWLALLGLSYLGRPAGCIEPKGLLAVGFSALVAAGGFNIYRNHATDSVRYAASDRTPSMAATHWWVSGWQLLPTRRIDLTGETNEALTFQWAGDLNGLQDVLQRNGWRSSADWTPSNALNWLSVQTDPAALPAIPLFASGRLPSLTLVRPSSNDAPAPSRLVLRVWAVDFKLTNERASALWMGSVVEERFYHPLSLVTLTSTQPGVNAPRSTLAEALDDSRLLPRPPGTADEDWDGEVLLARRGGPTCCGHPL